atgtccatggctcgcgctcatatattgcgtaaaagttgaaagagtttgaaaaggctaagtatgaaacaattgcttggcttgtcatcggggttgtgcatgatgagagcattttgtgtgacgaaagtgaagcatagccaaactatatgattttgtagggataagctttctttggctatgttattttgagaagacataatttcttggttagcatgcttgaagtattattatttttatgttaatactaaacttttatcttgaatctttcggatctgaaaattcatgccacaatagagaaaattacattgagaaatatgctaggtagcattccacatcaaaaattctgtttttatcatttacctactcgaggacgagcaggaattaagcttggggatgcttgatacgtctccaacgtatctataatttttgattgctccatgctattatatattttgttttggatgtttaatgggcttatttatacactttcatattatttttgggactaacctattaacccaaggcccagtgcaaattgctgtttttttgcctatttcagtgtttcgcagaaaaggaatatcaaacagagtccaaacggaatgaaaccttcgggagcgtgatttttggaacaaacgtgatccagaggacttagagtggacgtcaagaaacgaacaaggtggccacgaggtagggggcgcgccctccaccctcatgggcccctcgtggctccaccgacctacttcttcctcctatatatacctacgtaccccgaaaccatcgaggagcaccacgaaaacctaattccactgccgcaaccttctgtacccgtgagatcccatcttggggccttttccggcgctccgccggagggggcatcgatcacggagggcttctacatcaacaccatagcctctctgatgatgtgtgagtagtttaccacagaccttcgggtccatagttattagctagatggcttcttctctctctttggatctcaatacaaagttctcctcgatcttcttggagatctattcgatgtaactctttttgcggtgtgtttgttgagatccgatgaattgtgggtttatgatcaagattatttatgaacaatatttgaatcttctctgaattcttttatgtatgattggttatctttgcaagtctctttgaattatcagtttggtttggcctactagattgatctttcttgcaatgagagaagtgcttagctttgggttcaatcatgcggtgctcgatcccagtgacagtaggggaaatgacacgtattgtattgtttccatcgaggataaaaagatggggtttatatcatatttcttgagtttatccctctacatcatgtcatcttacctaatacgttactctgttcttatgaacttaatactctagatgcatgctggataacagtcgatgtgtggagtaatagtagtagatgcaggcaggagtcggtctacttgtcgcggacgtgatgcctatatacatgatcatgcctagatattctcataattatgcacttttctatcaattactcgagagtaatttgttcacccactgtaatacttatgctatcttgagagaagccactagtgaaacttatggcccccgggtctattttccatcatattaatctcccgtcaactagctatttctgtcgccgtttattttgcaatctttacttttaatctttctcataaaaataccgaaaatattatcttatcatctctatcagatctcacttttgcaagtggtcgtgaagggattgacaacccctttatcgcgttggttgcaaggttcttatttgtttgtgtaggtacgagggatttgcgtgtggcctcctactggattgataccttggttctcaaaaactgagggaaatacttacgctactttgctgcatcaccatttccttttcaagggaaaaccaacgcatgctcaagaggtagcatggtcCCTACGAGGgaggcggcgcccccctttccttcctccctctcccccccttccttctctcctagtccaactagggaaggggggaatcctactcccggtgggagtaggactcctccagggcgcgccatagagggctggccctccccctcatccactcctttatatatgggggagggggcaccctagagacacacaAATTGATCactgatcttttagccgtgtgtggtgcccccctctaccataatccacctcggtcatatcgtagcggtgctgcGAAGCCCTTCATCGatagcttcatcaacaccgtcatcacgctgtcgtgctgacggaactctccctcgaagctctattggatcgtgagttcgtgggacgtcaccgagctgaacgggTGCGGATcgcggaggtgacgtacgttcggtactaggatcggtcgatcatgaagacatacgactacatcaaccgcgttgtcataacgcttctgcttacggtctacgagggtacgtggacgacactctcccctctcgttgctatgcatcaccatgatcttgtgtgtgcgtaggaatttttttgaaattactacgttccccaataggaGGACGGCGTGGAGCGTGCGGCCGGGGACGCCCCACCACAGGAGGCGGTCGTCGCTGTTCTTCGTCCCCCGCACGACCGGCGCATTGTTGGCGGAGGCCAGCCGATGTTCGAAGTACACCGCCCACGCCCGGTGGTTGCCGGTGGCGTACTCCGGGAGGGCCCGCTGCTCCTCCGGCAGCGACGCCCGCACGCGCTCGACCTTGTCGGCGAAGTAGTCGGGGCGCGTGGTGACATCGGGCAGCGGGGGGATGGGGACGCCCCCGGCGCTAAGCCTCCACCGCCCCGGCTCGTGCATGTCGGGAGGCGCCGGGATGTTCGCCTCGTGCAGGAGGTAGGCCTCCCACTCATGCAgcgagcggcggccgaagccATTGGCCGCCGCCCCATCGCCGGGGAACCTCCCGCCCATTGTCGCGGCTGCGAACGGGAAGAGGGGAAGAGGAGAGAGGTCGGCCGCGGCTGTGCATGGGGAGAGAGGGGCCTACGGGCGGGTGCGGCCACCGGCGAGGGAGGCGCTGCTTTATATAGTGGTCGGGGACGGCGTCGTGTGTACGCGTGGCGGGCGGCGTCGCCCTTGAGGAatcaatggaaggctgaccggcggcagccttggcattgattcctCGCGGGAAACCGAGGCGTTGAGGACGACGAGGCGGGGTTGCTGACGAGGCGGggtcgctgactcggcgggcccgtTGTTTGTTCGTGCCAAAATCAATCGCCCCGGCGCCCCCcggcgcgccgggttcggcctgggtccgccgacGCCAGTTTCGGGCCTAACCGACGAAAAACGGgctcctgggggcgcgactgggccgaaTTTTCGGCGCCGGTGCTAAAAACGGCCGtgggggcctgttgggggcgcggctggagatgctcttatggcTGTAAGGTATCTTGATGCTgtaacatatcatgttgcaggattgtCTGTATCGAAGGAGAGACACGAAGTAGGGTTATGATGCTATACTCAACGTTTAGCTGTGAAATGAATGCCACAAGATAATACTGTAATTCCGTTGCATGATTGTATAAGCTAGCCTTGAGCTAGACTGGTATCCTCGAATGCACCGATACTTCAGGCAACCAGCGAATCGGTATCGGATACCGTATCCGATACCGATACTCCTCGATACATCCCCGATACGTATCCAAGGAGTATTCGTGAATAAATGATTTGAAACAATTTAGATACTTCAAGGATACTTTTCAGTTCATTTTGGATACGGCCTAGCCCATCTAAGAGACCACTCACCCTAGTTAAAAGGCAGATAGCAACCCTAGTACCCCAATGCCCCCATCCTTAACCTCCCAGTTTTCTTTCCTCCCTCCCGAGCTCACACCAGGCAGCGGCTGGTGGCTGCGTACCTAGCAACTACTCACCTAGGGCCGGCTGCAGCGGCGGCTAGCCGGCAACGAGCTGCTActcctcaccaactcctcctGTCACGCAGCAAGCAGGTATGTACACTTCTCTTCTCCTTTTCTCCTGCCCAGCCATGCTCATCCCCTCTTCTTTCTCCTCTGATCTGTGAAGATCTCATTTTTCTCATATCCTACAGATGGCTCCTCCTGCTGAACCTCCTACTGTACCTACAAATCTAAGGGCACCATTGTGGAGCCATGTTCAAATCATAGAGAAATCACCTGGAGGGGGCAACACTAAATGGAAATGCAACTACTGTGGTCATGAAGCTTTGAGTAGCTACTCTAAAGTTTCTGCTCTTTTGCTAAAGAAGACAGGGAACCATGGAATCCATGCATGTAATAAGGTCACAGTTCACATTCCGAATCCCTTTTTTTGAAAAATAAATAATTAGTAAAACGTATCCTTATTGGCACTTTTTCAAAATGACGAATTTACGCATCCGTATTGGCCCGATACTGATACCCGTATCCGTATCGGTGCATTCGAGCTGATATCTATTCTAAAGAGACTGAATCTACGATGTAATACTATGACTGCAATGCAATATTATGACGTGATGTATCTTGGTATTTGATCATGAATTGTGCACGCCAGCTATTGATCCAGGGACTAGAACAGAAAATAGAGAGATTCATGTTCCTTATCCGGGACCAGGTCGCCACAAATTTGCACTACATGGGTCATAAACATGTTATTTTTACCGTCGAACACACGGGCaaattactactccctccgtccgaaaatacttgtcatcaaaatggataaaagggatgtatctagaactaaaatacgtctagatacatctccttttatccatttttatcacaagtatttccggacggagggagtacaaaatgAAAAGAGAGAGTTTCACGCTCTCTCAAGAGAAGTTTCAAAAACAAGGATATGCACATTACTAGATCAGACAGTTGCAAATCAATCCACATCTCACAACCTTAGTATCTAGCACACAATCCTCCCTACGATGGATCAGAACATATGCATACCTGAGGCATGTTTGGTTCATTACCGCACTTTGCCCAGTTTGGTCGCCACAAAAGATGCGAATTCACACAACCCAGGTGTGGCGAAGCATGGTAACCAACCAAACACGCCCCTGATGTTTTGACGGAAAAATAGGCATGGTAACAGTTAGTTTACATCAGGATGCAAGGTATTCGCATCGTCATCCACATTTGAGATTTGACCTCTGGAACCTAGAGATTCTGAGGTTTTCTTTGTGTAGGTGACCGTCCATCCATTGATTGCAGCCTTTGCTTCAGATGAAACACTTCAACCTGGCAAAGCAAATATCACAGATGCAAATGTAAGTAAAACTGGATATCAGCATGGCAAATCATGAAAAAATGGAAACTGCTATTGGCAGTCCCTCTGTATCTACCAATCAGGAAAGAACCTGATTGTTCAACGCTGCCATTATACCTGGAGCTGGAATGCCCTCGCGCGCTCTCCTGCTAGAACTCCGCGGGTCGAGTGCAACTCCTGTTTAGGGGGTAAAATAGTCAGTACAACTGCATAAACACTGGTACAATTAGAGATCACAgggatattattattttttgcCTTCTGAGTTTCATCCATGACTGCCTTCAAGAACGCCACTTCACGCTCGAGCCGCACGTTATCAGCATGGACAGTGTTTGAGGCGTTGTTCGAATCTTCGTGTGCCTGTTCTAATCCTCCCACTTTCTCCTTCAGCGCCACAACTTCCCTGTCTCTCTCAGCTAGCCTCCTCTCTAGCTCTTCCTTCGTGTCAATGACCAGAGATAAGTTCTTTTCTGCTTCATCTTTGCTCGCCATTGCAGCGGAAAGTTGCTCTTCCAACGCCATGTTTCTCCTGACCAGGTTTGCGATTTTTGTATCATGCTGATGGTTAATGTCAGACGAACTTCTGCCCACCCTCTTCGTTTTAGCATCCGCATCTGGAGAATGATATGTGTCACTCCGCTGCTTTTGGTTTGCGAAGGATGGTAGCTCAGAACAATCGTCAACATCCTTGTACTTGTCATCGTCGATAGGCTTCTGCAGTTTTTGGGCCAGGCTGCATTCCTCCTCCTGACGGAACTGCCTGCGGAGTGATGAGCCGCCCACCTTCGAGTTATGTAGGAGTGAATCAGGGAGCGATTTCCTCCCAGATGAGCTTTCCACTGTTGTCGCGAGACTATGCCTTGCTACAGAGTTAGAGTACAAAGGATCACAGTTGTTGAGGTGATCGGCGAGTTCCTTTGAGCTAGGAGAAGAGTCCTCATACATTAAGGGTTCTGCATCAGGGGCAGACCGCCAACTGAAACAATGTTCATTTTGCAGCACCACTAGTACTTCGACCTTCGAAAACACAAAATAATCTGAATTCAGCAATAGTAGCTTGATCAAGAAACAGTTCAAGTGTTTTCTAAGCAAAATATGAAATAAAAAAACAGAACTACATTTTGAAGCAAATATCAGAAAATCCCCTTGCAACGAAAGAACAAGAAAATGAAGTCCAAAACTCCTGATGCTAAAACTGGCTATTCTTTTACTTAAAAAGGTTAGTTTTTCACCTTATCAGATGGCTCCTTTTTGTTTCCTCCAAATGAAACAAGAACAATCTTATCCCTGTAGTACAAAGGAACCATGCTGAAACCCTGCACGAGTTGTATCTTCAATTGTTCAGCAACTAGAAAAATGGCAGCACTGGAATAACAGGGATTTGAATAGGATTTGCTTTCGGAGAGTGTTGTTTCTGCTCTACTTCAGCATGGATTACATAGGAAACAACTACGATGATCTTTATTTTTCTAGTAAGGGGGGCGTATTCGACTCTAGTCTTCTAGTTAAAACCTTGTCTAACTCCTTAATTAATGGATGAGGCAAAAAAAATTGCCTCCATTTCGAAAAAAATATGGTACAATAGGATTACATAGGAGAGTACAACTTTATACAATCCTAAACTTTGCATTCTGTACATTTTAGGAAGGTTGAATAtgatacaatacatgccttccaaGATCACTTGGAATCCATCAAGGATGACTTGCACTTACTTTCTTGGTAGTGATGGAGGAACTAGGAGGTACTACACAAACAGACCACTTGGATTCTAGGACATCAAAGACCCAAGTTTCCGGATGACCTGATAGAGACCGAGAAGACTTGTTAGAAAATGACCAGAAGCCATGGTTCAAATGAAGCAACTCTTTTAAGAAATGAACACACTTCTGGTTAAGGGTTAGAAATGAAACTGAACCACTCATATGGCATATTATATACAATTGTATGAATGAGAGCATCACATTACAAACTTACGCCTTTTCTTGCTTCCACCCCCTGCTATATACCATTTCGTCCCACAGAGAGCTCCACAGCAACCTGCCCGAGGTGATGGATGATGACCATGTGTTCTCATTCTTGACCATACCATCTAACAAGAAGAATGATTCTTTCAGTAGGAGATCAAcaagattttttttttttttgcagaaaCCTGATCGAACATACTGTTTCAAAATCTAGAGCGTGGACATCATTCAAGGTCTTGGATTTTGATTGGCCTCCAAAAATCAAAAGAATTCTATCATCGTAAAGTGCAGCAACATGATTGGATCTTGGAGAAGGTCCAGCACCTCTAAAACATGAACTTGGCTTAGTAGCAGAAAATAGCACATCAAATCAAGAGAAGCATCAAGAAGGTTCTATGCATTGAGTGTTAATTAAATTTTATGTATTGGCTCTGCAAATAACTATGGACAAACCAAGTGTAATTGAAAAAACATTCTTACTTGGcttcttttttgtttcatttgTTTATTGACATAACACTTCTTAGTTTTAGAAAAGAATGACTCACTTATAGTTCAAAGGAAGCCATGTTAAGGACTTCAGATCAAACATATGAAGGTCATGTAGTTTCTTCCCTTTGGTATCCTCGCCCCCAAAAAGAATTAAAACAGGGCCTGCTCTAGTCACTGTATGACCACTTCGAGCCACCTGAAATTATCAATTGAGGAAAAAACTTCTCTCATTTTGCAATGAACATTTGAGCATTATATAAATCAATGTTCGAATATGTACCGGAATGTCGCCCTTCGCTTCCATATGCGACCAGATCTCGGTTTCCGTATTGAATGTCCATACTGCAGTAAAATAAATGATAAGGTCCAAATTATTTCTGCTGAAAGTTTAACATTAAATCAGATAACTAAAAGAAATACATGGGATTTTCAGAATTAAGTAGGACAGTCAAACCTGATATCCGGTCAGAAGATGGCTCGCTTTTCCCTCCGACAAGAATGACAGTCTTGCCCCATGGAACCTAAGATTCAAAAGAAAACCATGACGAATGTAACAAAATTCACTCAAAGCGCAGCCCACCTCTGGAACTCTGGGCATGCATGTGTAGCACCTCACTTTGGGCTTTTGTACTCATTTCACCTAGAGGTGTAGTGTTAACCCCTAAATGCTACCAATTGGGCAAGCAGGCATTATATGCATGCAATGTGGTATTAAGGGCTGCAGAGTTGCAATTGAAGACAAAATGAGAAACGAGAAGTGCTAATCATTGTTGTAGTAATGACTTCGGCTCTACTTGAGGTCCCACCCCTATCCTACATGGCCCACCACATAGGTAGTCAACAAAAGTCAAGGACAGTCAACACCAGTCAAAGCAGTCAACAATAGTCCAAACTATCCCCCATGGGTTCAAGCAAGACACCCTAGTCAACGAAAGTCCAAGCCAAGCTTCATGGTCAACAAAGTCAAAGGAAGAAGACCACATAAAAGAATGAGTCAAAGTTTAAAAAAAACAAGACCAACCCAAGGGCTAACCCTCGCTGGTTTTTTTAATAGGAGAAACTCTGCGAGCACCGTGCGTCCGAGCCGGGACTCGAACTCGGGTGGGCTGGCAGCAACCCCAGCTGACCACATAAAAGAATGAGTCAAAGTTGAAGGCAAAGGAACAAAGAATAAGTCCAAGCAAGGCTTCGTGGTCAACAAGTCAAAGGAAGAAGCCCAAGCAAGGAAGCCCAAGAATAGTGTAGAGCTTCTCCCTTAATCAGCCACAACCCACCTCCTAGCCCAACTAGAGGTACATGGGCCAAAGAACGGAAAATTCCGTAGTTCTACGCTCCTAACTCCTCACTTCAAGGGTACCCTTTGTCAATGACCCCTAGGCTATATAAGGCCCCCCATGGGCATGTAAATCACTTACTCCCACATGAATAAACTCAAAAGGAGGGTCACTCTCCCCTAGTAGCTCTCTCAGAAGAGTTAGGAAGGTCGAGATTCGGAGTCCAAGGGACCTTCAAAGTCCCGGACTAGTCGGGCCACACTAAGTGTTCCATGCGTAGGCACCACTCTCGACGACCCTTCCATAGGACGTAGGTCGCCCTCCCACGAGGCGACTGAACCTATTTAAAAAACATCGTTGTGTCACTTTGTCAAGTCCGCGGTACCCACCCCCGCCTACTAATATTTAACCACATCGCTAAGGATACCCCTACTCGAAAGTTGATTCTTGAACTTCAACAATCATCATTCTTTATTTTCTCAAAAATCACCATTCTTTACCTACATTTTTTTACAAATCATTCCTTGGTTTATTATTCACCAAGGAGAGACTACCAGAGTATAACTTCCAGTAGATTTATTAAAGATAAGGGACTATAACCCAAGCATGCACCAAATGACAACCCTGAAATGCACTACTAGTCTAAGGATATCATATGAGAAATTGAAGAAAAAGACCAGAGTAGTAAAAGAACAATGAGCTCCAAGAAGTATACCAGGCAATGTCCTTTGCATGGTCGAAACTGCGCACGACGTCCAGCTGGTGATACACGAACTTTAGAAGCCACAGAATCCCATGTAAGCTTGTCTAAGCTTAATATCTGAAGTGTATATAAAGATGATATCACGAAGTTAGCTCAAAACTGACATAAGGCCATGACAGATAGGCTCGTCTAGAAAAACAACATCAATACCTTTGTATCATCCAGCAAATGATTACCGGAATCTCCACCGAAGACAATCATTTTGCTCCCTACCATGGCTGCTGCATGCTGTTTGAAATGGTAACAAGATGAATGTGTTATAAAGGCTTCAGTATAGAAACCGATAATGATGAAAACATCACAACTTCCTATACACTTCAAAACATCAATAAGATGGTTAATTACATCAAAACGAGGACTCGGTTTATCCCCGTCCGTTGACAATACTGCCCAGTTCTCTGAGTTTTCAAATGCACGGCCATTGAGGTCAAAAGTATCAGAGGAGCAACGCCAAGCAAGGTCGTCAGGACGGCCACTCACTGACGTAGCCACTGGTTCTTCTCCCTGAACAAATAACCATTTAAACACAATCGAAATACAGGTGAGTCAGAAACAACAAGTGAAGTAAGTGAACAAGAATAGCTCACACTCACAGTGAGGTGACTGGACCGCTTGGTGGGATGGGCAGGACTCCGGGGGGCATGGAAAGGATCATGCAGATGACCCTTCAACCTGTAGAAATCACAAGACCATGGAAAAGGTGAGAGCTAAGAGTGCAAAGAAGCATCAAATTAGGAAAATGGAGATGGGGAGTAAATGGTTCGGTTTCATCACATTTCAATCTTCTCTCCTGAGAAACAGGAATCTTATATATGAAGAGGAAGGCTAAGATGGTCAAGCAAGGCTAGGTTACAAGAACGAACCCAGATGTCTACAGCTCACAGAAACTAAAATCACTTGACCAAAGATCACAGGAAAATGTATGTCGAGTACTCGGTGACTTGAACTTGATTCACATTTATGAAAAGGCTATGTCCTTTGTGCATCATATGATGCAGAGGCCAGGGTACTCCCCTTTTCAGGGAAAAAAAATCACACAAAAAGGATATATTAGTTCTCCTTCCTGAAAATCGTCTAAATGCTCAGGCGACTAACCATAGAATCAGCAAATCTAACTAAGATCTCTCCTAAAAGGATATCTATGACAAATAGATATCagtgttagagtagtcattatggtatacgacttctagtccaagtcagttttgtacccctaccctaAGTCGGTtcgtaccctcttatatactcttgtatgccgcaccaaatcatcaataagcaacagttttattcacctttcatggtatcagataccggtcccagggtttagggtatggctccgccaacgccaccgccgccgccgccgcccggctacttcgagcgccgggccgcactcatcgccaaggctgccaacgccgcggccgcttctctctcgaCCCTCACCATAactccacaaaactaccctgcacccatcctcgccgcaccaatatctcttgctgacacaatctccgacgtcagcccctacatccccatagttcttgatctcgccgcccacaactactaccattggagacatctcttcgatctccacctcggccgctgcaacatgcgctcgcatgtcgccgccaactgtcttccccgccccgacgatccgcaatggttgaaagacgatctcgcgatcgtccagtggttctacacccgcatcaccaccgagatcttcaacatgctcgatcacgacgaCGCCACCGCTgtcaacatctggcactccctccgtcagctcttccaaagcaacaccgatgctcggaaaaacgctctccacaccgagcttcgcaatatggtgcaaggagacgccccggtgaacctgttctgccagcgcgttaagaccattggtgatgagctccgcgaactcggcgatacagttagcgactcacagctaatcaatatcgtcgtcgtcggcctcagcgaagactttgacaagcaagcctcgttcataccgatgatacggccccctcctaccttcactgaagttcgttccttgctacaactcgcggcggaaacacaagctcgcaaggactctcgccccaaggtctttcatgctgcggctcgtcctcctctgtcgtctacaccagcgccgccttccatGCTAGCTCCTGCCGCTgggccgtccgcatcgtcatctgttcaaccgcccccaggctggcgtcctagtccgaactaccgcggcaaaaaccctatctacaggccgccgtcgactcgttcggttccgcctacgacatcaccagcaccgagttctgcaccacccaccagtgctccatctgcggttgcatggcggcctcctcatgatccttggacggggcttgttcaagcatggcccatgccctggtccgctccgtccaccctcggtgctccgccggcatactcaggtgcctggcaacccggccttcggccgcctactggtgctcccaGGGTTCTCAACCCctgacagccggccaatgcctatcacgccgccccgacgtatgctccttatggtcattacaccaccgacggcggcgcctactacacacctcagccggccctgctcccgacgccacccccaccacagccgaccaatgcctactacactccccagccggccctactgccttcaccatcgtatccgccggcactgcttccgacgccaccctcacctgcgacgccgagctgggatcaagctgcctttctccaggccatgaataactttgtTGCACAAGGAAACccaggtacggattggatctttgattcaggggcctctagtcatatgtctgcatctagtaattggttatcttcttgcactgaatctcctttcccttccattatccttggagatggatcatctattcctatatattgtgttggccaggctcaacttccctcttccaccaaacctcttttacttcgcgatgttctagttgcacccgccctcattaaaaatcttatctctgttcgccaatttacttgcgacaatctagtttcggctaaatttgacccttttggtttatctgtgaaggattacctgaccaaggccgagatcgctcgcttcaatagctccggtgatctttattctcttaatggagttcctgccgccacccctccaacatccatgccggcctccgtcgatctctggcatcgtcgcttgggccatcccaaccccgccatcttagcttctatgcttagtgaatttaccataccatgtaatagggactcaTAATTCTGggttttgcgagtcttgtcaattaggcaaacatgtgcgtcttccctttagttcctctagttcttgtagcacttatccctttgaattaatacattgtgatttatggacctctcccattgcaagtgtttcgggttttaaatactaccttgttatcctagatgatt
This genomic window from Aegilops tauschii subsp. strangulata cultivar AL8/78 chromosome 4, Aet v6.0, whole genome shotgun sequence contains:
- the LOC109778282 gene encoding acyl-CoA-binding domain-containing protein 5, encoding MPKMFGFSRRRMKLGRLKGHLHDPFHAPRSPAHPTKRSSHLTGEEPVATSVSGRPDDLAWRCSSDTFDLNGRAFENSENWAVLSTDGDKPSPRFDHAAAMVGSKMIVFGGDSGNHLLDDTKILSLDKLTWDSVASKVRVSPAGRRAQFRPCKGHCLVPWGKTVILVGGKSEPSSDRISVWTFNTETEIWSHMEAKGDIPVARSGHTVTRAGPVLILFGGEDTKGKKLHDLHMFDLKSLTWLPLNYKGAGPSPRSNHVAALYDDRILLIFGGQSKSKTLNDVHALDFETMVWSRMRTHGHHPSPRAGCCGALCGTKWYIAGGGSKKRRHPETWVFDVLESKWSVCVVPPSSSITTKKGFSMVPLYYRDKIVLVSFGGNKKEPSDKVEVLVVLQNEHCFSWRSAPDAEPLMYEDSSPSSKELADHLNNCDPLYSNSVARHSLATTVESSSGRKSLPDSLLHNSKVGGSSLRRQFRQEEECSLAQKLQKPIDDDKYKDVDDCSELPSFANQKQRSDTYHSPDADAKTKRVGRSSSDINHQHDTKIANLVRRNMALEEQLSAAMASKDEAEKNLSLVIDTKEELERRLAERDREVVALKEKVGGLEQAHEDSNNASNTVHADNVRLEREVAFLKAVMDETQKELHSTRGVLAGERARAFQLQVEVFHLKQRLQSMDGRSPTQRKPQNL